A stretch of DNA from Juglans microcarpa x Juglans regia isolate MS1-56 chromosome 5D, Jm3101_v1.0, whole genome shotgun sequence:
ATGTCCCAACTGATGTCATTCTcaacttcatttcattcttgGCAGGATGTAAACTTATTTGAATCCTTTTTGGCTTGTTGAATGGAGCATATGAATTTTTGtgttatcttttaaaaattgaagTTAGTTAGTACAGTTTAACTTACGTCTTTGAGTTTATCTACTTGACCTTGCAGAAATCTTCACAAGTTGATCAAAACTTTCTTTGGGAAGTTTGTTTAATTATGGGTAGAGGTAGAGGAAAAGGGAAGAAGCAAACTTCTATTGCCACTCGTGAGGATCCTGAGAGTGGTGAAGAGGGAAAAATTCCAGCATTCAGGAGAAGAGGAAGGCCTCAAAAACCATTtaaggatgaagaagaagaagaagaagaagaagtagataACGCTGAAAAGACAAAAGAAGATGGTGAGGATGCTAAAGGTAATATTTCTAgaaaagatgtgaaaaaccagGCTACCGTAGAGAACAGTCGGAAGAGGAAGAGATCTGCCCAGGTCAATGAAAATATAGATTCAGTTGGAATGGAAAATGGCGTTGGAACAAAATCAAGCCCTGACGATTCGCTGAAGTCTGTCGGATTTCGACAAAATGGCAGTAGGAGAAAAAACAAGCCTCGACGAGCTGCTGAAGCTGGTTTTGAGTGCAAGTGAGCTTGGATCAGCTCTAATGATGGCTGCGTACCATCACCCTCGGAGAAGTCACAGTAGTGGGGGTGCCTTGTTAACCTACATATGGTTTCCTGTAATTCCTTTGTTATGTgtttttcttgttgttttagTATCTGGGCTTCTATTCCTCCTTATGAATGATTTTGATTGGGAGGTTTTTGAGCAGGTTTTACTTCCAGAATTTTGCATGAATCTAGCGCCTTTAAAAAAAGTTTCGCTACTTTACTGCTATTTGCCTTCCATTATGAGTGACCAGAAGCTTCTATTCCCCCCTGCCAGTGGATGTTTCTGTTACTACATTACTCTGAGTTTGTACCAATACCCGGTTTCGATTtcactctctttctttccttcctccACTGTTGGGCTTCGTGGGAAATAGAGCACAACATTTACGCAGCTTTGTATGACAAATGAGCACATTCAAGAAATCCGGTAAGTTAGTCGTAATATAAGAGTGCTCAGGTTTTCACTATATCGTAAATGCTGCAGCAGTGGAAATGAGTGCTTTGATGTGGGTCGGGGCTCAGAGAATTGAACTGAAGTGTTGGATCTGGAAAGTAAACGATAAATTTTGTGGCTTAAAACTGGCTTATTGAAGCACTGATCACAGATATGACTCTTGCAACGGATGGCTGTAACATAATATATGTTGCTGAGCCGCATATGGTAAATGAATCCCTTCTTACAACATGCGACGAGATGCGAGCGACACATGTGATGCCATAGTGATCTCACAAATACCACAAAATATATGACTGCCCTTCCCTATATATGGAGGAAACATGTAGCAGACCTTAACATGTCGTTgataagtttgatggttggtgCAAATCGATTTTGGTTTATTTGGAACATTCTTTCTAGTCCTTCAATAAATATGCAGttcttggtttatttttatccCGAGTCCTGACAATTTAGGGATGCGAATGTCTGGCAAATTTGAATGAAATGTTATGGGTAACCTGCTTCTCAGGGTGATCACGATCCTCTCCTTGGTCTATTCTTAGTATGAGTTCAAGTAAAGCAACTGAACTGACTTGTACACGTGATTGATGTGGTACTAACACTTCCTGACTTCCATACTCGGCGAAGCATTTTGTGTGGCTTTTTAAGAAGTATGTTGGCATGTTGCTAGTACTTTCTTGGTGTTCACgctgcttcttcttctcacTAACATACGATGTTGAGGTACTAGCAAAAAAAATATCGATCGCATCAATGCTGAAGGAGAGGTAGTTTAGATGGTTTGTTCGTCCACAATGGAGACCAGACCATTGGTTTTCCTAAGTTGAAGGTGAAATACTGTGAGGTTGTGAAGCCATAGAATTAGAATCCCCAGCCAAACCCAAGTGTTTGAGATTGGAGTCAAACTTAGATGAGGGGAATTCGTTGAAGATGCATGTAAGACAAAGGGTTGTATCCTTCCACTTTCTTGATTGAATCGTTTGCTTTTACCAAGTTTAAATCTCGCATCAGTGTATGACGTGCACAGTTTCTTCGTTCTTGATTCATTTTGTACGTTGTTGGGAAGTTAGAACCATTGATTCGTTAGATGTGCAACTGGCTTTTCATTTGCTCATTAAATTAGCTATCAGACAGGTGGGCTAGATG
This window harbors:
- the LOC121264937 gene encoding uncharacterized protein LOC121264937, which produces MCVYEKSSQVDQNFLWEVCLIMGRGRGKGKKQTSIATREDPESGEEGKIPAFRRRGRPQKPFKDEEEEEEEEVDNAEKTKEDGEDAKGNISRKDVKNQATVENSRKRKRSAQVNENIDSVGMENGVGTKSSPDDSLKSVGFRQNGSRRKNKPRRAAEAGFECK